A single window of Thiomicrorhabdus immobilis DNA harbors:
- the pdxJ gene encoding pyridoxine 5'-phosphate synthase: protein MNPIYLGLNIDHVATLRQARGTRYPDPIKAALDAEMAGADSITLHLREDRRHIQDEDVVRISAMRQTKVNLEMAATEEMVQIAIQQKPEDVCLVPEKREELTTEGGLDVASQKAWLTDVCARLAEAGCRVSLFIDPDETQIAAAKEVGAPVIELHTGTYAELEKPAEVQAEIERIQKAASFGHSLGLVVNAGHGLHYHNVQPIAAMKEIEELNIGHAIIAQAVYSGLPDAVREMKRLMVEARQQAYLND, encoded by the coding sequence ATGAATCCGATTTACTTAGGTTTGAATATTGATCACGTTGCGACTCTGCGCCAAGCTCGCGGTACACGATATCCGGATCCTATCAAAGCGGCACTGGATGCGGAAATGGCCGGTGCGGATAGTATCACCTTGCATTTACGTGAAGATAGACGCCATATTCAGGATGAAGATGTGGTGCGTATTTCGGCCATGCGTCAGACCAAAGTAAATTTAGAGATGGCGGCTACCGAAGAGATGGTGCAGATTGCCATTCAGCAAAAACCGGAAGATGTTTGCCTTGTGCCAGAAAAGCGTGAAGAATTGACGACGGAAGGCGGCTTGGATGTGGCTAGTCAAAAAGCTTGGTTAACCGACGTTTGCGCTCGTTTAGCCGAGGCCGGTTGTAGGGTTTCGCTGTTTATCGATCCTGATGAAACGCAAATTGCAGCGGCCAAAGAAGTTGGTGCACCGGTGATTGAATTGCATACGGGAACCTATGCGGAATTGGAAAAACCGGCTGAAGTCCAAGCCGAGATCGAGCGTATTCAAAAGGCGGCGAGTTTTGGCCATAGTCTTGGTTTAGTGGTCAATGCCGGGCACGGGTTGCATTACCACAATGTTCAGCCTATCGCTGCCATGAAAGAAATTGAAGAGTTGAATATCGGTCATGCCATCATTGCACAAGCGGTATATTCTGGTTTACCAGATGCGGTGCGAGAGATGAAACGCCTGATGGTTGAAGCGCGTCAACAAGCCTACCTCAACGACTAG
- the recO gene encoding DNA repair protein RecO, which yields MNIEQSAFVLHSRPYRETSALVTFFTPEYGKVNGVVRGVRGGRKTASQKTAMLQPFQQLTLQWREKSNSQTDLLSIQQIELANLRFPLQAEANICGLYVNELLYRLLFPQVATEALFDIYQQTLYQLLAAQQRSEQAWSLRQFEFQLLSELGHGLLCDQDVHQQTISAEATYQYYPQYGAVLSACDSQQQGVLIQGECLLALDEMRYCEHCLPQLKRLFRAILALYLGDKPIMTRELFN from the coding sequence ATGAACATAGAACAGTCTGCGTTTGTACTTCACTCTCGTCCTTATCGGGAGACTAGCGCCTTAGTGACTTTTTTTACTCCTGAGTACGGCAAAGTCAATGGCGTGGTTCGGGGAGTGCGTGGCGGACGAAAGACAGCTTCGCAAAAAACCGCCATGTTGCAGCCTTTTCAGCAGTTGACTTTGCAGTGGCGTGAAAAATCAAATTCACAAACCGATTTGCTGAGTATTCAGCAAATCGAACTTGCCAATTTGCGCTTTCCATTGCAAGCCGAAGCGAATATTTGCGGCCTGTATGTCAACGAATTGCTATACCGTCTACTTTTCCCTCAAGTCGCTACCGAAGCGTTATTCGATATTTATCAGCAAACCTTATATCAGCTGTTGGCGGCTCAGCAACGCAGTGAACAGGCCTGGTCATTACGTCAATTTGAATTTCAACTGTTGTCGGAACTCGGGCATGGTCTGTTATGTGATCAAGATGTGCATCAGCAAACCATATCCGCAGAAGCGACTTATCAATATTATCCGCAATATGGTGCGGTTCTGTCAGCCTGTGATTCACAGCAACAAGGTGTGTTAATCCAGGGTGAGTGTTTATTGGCATTGGATGAGATGCGTTATTGTGAACACTGTTTGCCACAACTCAAGCGTTTGTTCAGAGCCATCCTGGCGCTGTATTTGGGGGATAAGCCGATAATGACACGTGAATTATTCAATTAA
- a CDS encoding DUF445 domain-containing protein: MNKSLVTNLTAVILLVLGYFLENTFLLMVGLFALSGALTNWLAVYMLFEKVPGLVGSGVIPNRFVEFKTAIKTLMMEQFFNQENIDKFVANSAQNAKFELKPVIEKVDLSPSYDRLVEVIMNSSFGSMLSMFGGADALTPLREPFITNMKSSLIEMTQTDAFHQMLQDELDQPDVMADIQAKVAEIIDARLEELTPQMVKEMVQKMIKEHLGWLVVWGGVFGGLIGLISALIMN; the protein is encoded by the coding sequence ATGAATAAGTCGTTAGTAACCAACTTGACTGCTGTTATCCTTTTGGTATTGGGTTATTTCTTGGAAAATACCTTTCTGTTAATGGTTGGGTTATTTGCCTTATCGGGCGCTTTAACCAACTGGTTAGCCGTATATATGCTATTTGAAAAGGTACCAGGCCTGGTAGGTTCAGGTGTGATTCCCAATCGTTTTGTAGAGTTTAAAACGGCCATTAAAACCTTGATGATGGAACAGTTCTTCAATCAAGAGAATATTGATAAGTTTGTCGCCAATAGCGCACAAAATGCCAAGTTCGAGCTTAAGCCGGTAATTGAAAAAGTCGATTTATCGCCATCTTATGATCGTTTGGTTGAAGTGATCATGAACTCATCGTTTGGTTCGATGTTAAGCATGTTTGGTGGTGCTGATGCCTTAACGCCGTTAAGAGAACCGTTTATAACCAATATGAAGAGTTCGTTGATTGAGATGACGCAAACGGATGCTTTTCATCAAATGTTACAGGATGAGTTGGACCAGCCTGATGTAATGGCAGATATTCAGGCCAAAGTCGCTGAAATCATCGATGCCCGGCTTGAGGAGTTAACCCCGCAAATGGTTAAAGAGATGGTACAAAAAATGATTAAGGAACATCTTGGTTGGTTAGTCGTTTGGGGTGGTGTCTTTGGTGGATTGATCGGGTTGATTTCCGCATTGATTATGAATTGA
- a CDS encoding SMP-30/gluconolactonase/LRE family protein: protein MGSKFKKSSLKALFSIAFLSLALPVQVTFANEANVADAEAIYVSDVGFATPESVEYYADEDVYLVANINGNPFDKDDNGFISKVSPNGDVIELKWLDGAAADVALNAPKGMQIMGDRLLIADIDTVRVFDLKSAKQLDDIPVKGATFLNGVSIADKNSIYVTDTGLAPGFTGSGTDAVYQIGLDGKVSSLVKSTDLGKPNGVAAHNGGVIIGTFGSGKLVLLDNKGVKQSEMTLEGGRLDGLLSLHDGTIITSSWETSAVYAIAADKTVTTIVDGLESPADLGLDTKRHRVLIPLFKGNELVIQPLN, encoded by the coding sequence ATGGGTTCAAAATTTAAAAAAAGTTCTTTAAAAGCACTGTTTAGTATCGCTTTTTTAAGTTTGGCTCTGCCTGTGCAGGTTACGTTTGCAAACGAAGCGAATGTGGCAGATGCTGAAGCGATCTATGTAAGTGATGTGGGATTTGCCACCCCTGAATCGGTTGAATATTATGCGGATGAAGATGTCTATCTAGTCGCAAATATCAATGGCAACCCATTTGATAAAGACGACAATGGCTTTATCTCCAAAGTTTCACCTAATGGTGATGTGATAGAGCTGAAATGGTTGGACGGTGCTGCAGCGGATGTTGCCCTGAACGCACCAAAAGGCATGCAAATTATGGGTGATCGTTTATTGATTGCCGATATCGATACTGTTCGAGTTTTCGATTTAAAATCCGCCAAGCAGTTGGATGATATTCCCGTGAAAGGTGCGACTTTTTTAAATGGCGTTTCTATTGCGGATAAAAACAGCATATATGTAACCGATACCGGGTTAGCTCCAGGTTTTACCGGTTCGGGAACCGATGCCGTCTATCAAATCGGTTTGGATGGTAAGGTTTCTTCTTTAGTTAAAAGCACTGATTTAGGTAAGCCAAATGGTGTGGCTGCACATAATGGTGGTGTCATTATCGGTACTTTTGGCAGTGGTAAGTTAGTCTTGCTAGACAATAAAGGGGTAAAGCAGTCTGAGATGACATTAGAGGGCGGACGTTTGGATGGATTGTTGAGTTTGCATGACGGTACCATCATTACTTCAAGCTGGGAAACTTCTGCGGTATATGCCATTGCCGCGGATAAAACAGTCACTACCATTGTCGATGGTTTGGAGTCACCCGCTGACTTAGGGTTGGATACTAAGCGTCATCGTGTGTTGATTCCTTTGTTTAAGGGCAATGAATTAGTGATTCAACCATTAAATTAA
- the rnc gene encoding ribonuclease III, with the protein MAKQSSKLSTERLAKLEQLAIKLGYQYKDISLLQHALTHRSMGAKNNERLEFLGDSLVNFMIADVLFHQFNKLPEGDMSRVRAHLVKGDTLAVIGREYALSDYLVLGPGELKSGGFRRNSIIADAVEAIIASVYEDGGLDACREMVMRFYQKRLQELDPKKVGKDPKTRLQEYLQSQNEELPEYSIISVNGAAHDQEFTVSCYVGKLNSKFEAIATNRRKAEQKAAEIALEALGEL; encoded by the coding sequence ATGGCCAAGCAAAGCAGTAAACTCTCTACAGAACGTTTAGCTAAGTTAGAGCAATTAGCCATAAAATTGGGCTATCAATATAAAGATATCTCCCTTTTACAACATGCGCTTACCCACCGAAGCATGGGGGCGAAAAACAACGAACGTTTAGAGTTTTTAGGCGATAGCTTAGTGAACTTCATGATTGCTGATGTCTTGTTCCATCAGTTCAATAAATTGCCTGAGGGCGATATGAGCCGTGTCAGAGCACATCTTGTTAAAGGGGATACTTTAGCGGTTATCGGTCGTGAGTATGCTTTGAGTGATTACTTGGTTTTAGGTCCAGGCGAGCTGAAAAGCGGTGGTTTTAGACGTAACTCGATTATTGCAGATGCGGTAGAGGCGATTATTGCCTCGGTGTATGAAGATGGTGGTTTAGATGCTTGTCGTGAAATGGTCATGCGTTTCTATCAAAAACGCCTTCAGGAGCTCGACCCGAAAAAAGTCGGTAAAGATCCCAAAACCCGTTTACAAGAATATCTACAATCGCAAAATGAAGAGTTGCCTGAATACAGTATTATTAGCGTTAACGGTGCCGCTCATGATCAAGAATTCACCGTTTCTTGTTATGTCGGAAAACTGAATTCCAAGTTTGAAGCCATCGCCACAAACCGTAGAAAAGCAGAACAAAAAGCAGCCGAAATCGCTTTAGAAGCGTTAGGCGAACTGTAA
- a CDS encoding YeeE/YedE family protein, which translates to MIRTQTFLTTALLLLPLALYAVYQATQVTQLYTITLILIGGLLGASLNYFQYGFSSSFRSLLLEKRTAGMRAIIWLLAIAILLFAPLLAMQNFNGQSFNGFIRTLSLAIPLGAFIFGIGMQIGCGCTSGTLNRVGQLQAMSFTTLFFMVIGGTFAAYTFSDWNTLPSIEPFAFQREFGWLPGLFIQLSLLAGLYFLLQNIERKHHQDYHSLSSKENGKRINHPFLIAAVSLAFLNACLLFISGMPWSISSIFPYWGTHLIDLFNLPFDWSFWDYTMENTTRMNQGFFENTVSLTTMGLILGAFTASLLKPRTKVAITYKGLIGSLVGGVLMGYGAVMASGCNIGAFFSGIASGSLHGWVWLVFALLGNIFGLMIRKRLV; encoded by the coding sequence ATGATTAGAACCCAAACCTTTTTAACAACCGCATTGCTACTGTTACCGCTTGCGCTGTACGCTGTCTATCAAGCCACCCAAGTCACTCAGCTATATACAATCACCTTGATTCTTATTGGGGGGCTTTTAGGGGCTTCGTTAAATTATTTTCAGTATGGATTCAGTAGCAGTTTTCGCTCTTTATTATTGGAAAAACGTACCGCTGGCATGCGTGCCATCATTTGGTTATTGGCGATTGCCATTCTATTATTTGCACCGCTATTAGCGATGCAAAACTTCAATGGCCAAAGCTTTAACGGATTTATCCGTACTTTAAGCCTGGCAATCCCATTGGGTGCGTTTATTTTTGGTATAGGAATGCAAATCGGTTGCGGTTGTACTTCTGGAACACTAAATCGTGTTGGCCAGTTACAAGCAATGTCTTTTACCACCCTGTTTTTTATGGTTATTGGTGGAACCTTTGCTGCCTACACCTTTAGTGACTGGAATACCCTACCGTCTATTGAACCGTTCGCTTTTCAACGTGAGTTTGGTTGGTTACCAGGCCTGTTCATTCAATTGAGTTTACTTGCGGGACTGTATTTCTTACTGCAAAACATCGAGCGCAAACACCATCAAGACTACCACAGCCTATCCAGTAAAGAGAATGGCAAACGCATCAACCATCCCTTCCTGATTGCAGCGGTTAGCTTGGCGTTTCTAAATGCTTGTTTGCTGTTTATTTCAGGAATGCCATGGTCGATTAGCTCCATCTTTCCTTACTGGGGAACCCATCTGATCGACCTATTCAATCTACCGTTTGACTGGTCTTTTTGGGATTACACAATGGAAAACACCACTCGCATGAATCAAGGATTTTTTGAAAACACGGTAAGCCTGACCACAATGGGGTTGATTCTAGGAGCTTTCACCGCCTCTTTACTCAAGCCGAGAACGAAAGTCGCCATCACCTATAAAGGTTTGATAGGTAGCTTGGTTGGTGGGGTTTTAATGGGGTATGGTGCGGTTATGGCTTCGGGTTGCAATATCGGCGCTTTCTTTAGTGGAATCGCCTCGGGTAGTTTGCATGGTTGGGTATGGTTGGTGTTTGCGCTGTTAGGAAATATATTTGGCTTAATGATTCGCAAACGTCTAGTTTGA
- the lepB gene encoding signal peptidase I: MSFELILVIVTAITGVIAYVDKVVWRPKRLSAMMPEKEPILIEYARSLFPVFLVVLILRSFIIEPFRIPSGSMYPTLQIGDFIAVNKFSYGVKLPVLQTKIIPISDPQRGDVVVFKYPNDPDVDYIKRVIGLPGDKITYVGRTLFINGKAVPQQYIGKYHGTESSAIMNGASVVEEDLPGGKKHQILLDMEKSSRDMDTVTVPEGHYFMMGDNRDHSNDSRFWGFVPEKNLKGKAFGIWMNWDDGLHLNRLGTGIQ, from the coding sequence ATGAGTTTTGAATTAATTTTAGTGATTGTCACAGCGATTACCGGTGTGATTGCTTATGTTGATAAAGTGGTTTGGCGTCCTAAGCGTTTATCGGCCATGATGCCGGAAAAGGAGCCTATTTTAATCGAATATGCACGATCACTATTTCCTGTGTTTTTAGTGGTATTGATTTTACGTTCTTTTATTATCGAACCATTCAGAATCCCATCGGGTTCTATGTACCCAACCTTGCAGATAGGCGATTTCATTGCGGTTAATAAGTTTTCTTACGGTGTAAAATTACCGGTTTTGCAAACTAAGATTATTCCTATTTCTGATCCGCAACGTGGTGATGTTGTGGTCTTTAAATATCCAAATGATCCCGATGTAGATTACATCAAGCGTGTGATTGGTCTACCGGGCGATAAAATCACCTATGTAGGCCGTACATTGTTCATTAACGGTAAAGCGGTACCTCAACAATACATCGGTAAATATCACGGCACAGAATCCAGCGCGATTATGAATGGCGCCTCGGTTGTCGAAGAGGATTTACCTGGTGGCAAAAAACATCAAATCCTGTTGGATATGGAAAAATCTTCGCGTGATATGGATACCGTGACGGTACCTGAAGGTCACTATTTTATGATGGGTGACAACCGTGATCACAGTAACGATAGCCGTTTTTGGGGCTTTGTACCTGAGAAAAACCTAAAAGGTAAAGCTTTTGGTATTTGGATGAACTGGGATGATGGTTTACATTTGAATCGTCTTGGAACAGGAATTCAGTAA
- a CDS encoding bile acid:sodium symporter family protein, with protein sequence MILLLAFPVWALSISVVALMFPQWFVDLKVWIVPLLMAVMLGMGLTLRWQDFISVWQHRTVVALGVAIQFLVMPLAAWILSLVFGLSLELTIGMMLVGATAGGTASNVMAYLAKGDVALSVSMTIVSTLAAVVLLPVLTWLYLGQQVDVAVSAMLMMLFKIIIVPIVIGMALKTLFDDKIQKIQSIFPLFSMLVILFIIAIVVALNSNNLSTVAWTVVFAVILHNLIGLMTGYFLAKKLGYDSVIARTVAIEVGMQNSGLSVALALKYFSVASALPGAMFSIWHNLSGALFASYWQNRDKSR encoded by the coding sequence TTGATTTTACTTTTGGCATTTCCCGTTTGGGCGCTTTCTATCAGTGTGGTTGCGCTGATGTTTCCGCAATGGTTTGTGGATTTAAAAGTGTGGATAGTCCCTCTGTTAATGGCCGTTATGCTCGGAATGGGGCTGACACTCAGGTGGCAAGACTTTATTAGCGTATGGCAACATCGAACAGTCGTTGCTCTGGGAGTCGCCATTCAATTTTTGGTGATGCCCCTGGCTGCTTGGATTTTGTCCCTGGTTTTTGGCCTCTCATTGGAGTTGACGATAGGGATGATGTTGGTCGGAGCTACGGCTGGTGGAACCGCCTCCAATGTGATGGCCTATTTGGCGAAAGGCGATGTGGCGTTATCGGTGAGTATGACCATTGTTTCGACCTTGGCCGCAGTGGTTTTATTACCGGTATTGACCTGGTTGTATTTAGGGCAACAGGTCGATGTTGCCGTAAGTGCAATGCTGATGATGTTGTTTAAAATCATCATTGTTCCCATTGTGATTGGCATGGCTCTAAAGACATTGTTTGACGATAAAATACAAAAAATTCAATCCATATTTCCACTTTTCTCTATGTTGGTGATCCTGTTTATCATTGCGATTGTCGTGGCTTTAAATAGCAATAACCTTTCAACCGTCGCTTGGACAGTGGTGTTTGCCGTGATATTGCATAACTTAATCGGGTTAATGACAGGTTACTTCTTAGCGAAAAAGCTAGGCTACGATAGTGTCATTGCCAGAACTGTGGCAATCGAAGTGGGCATGCAAAACTCGGGGTTAAGTGTCGCTTTGGCACTAAAGTATTTCAGTGTGGCAAGTGCTTTGCCCGGAGCTATGTTCAGTATTTGGCACAATCTATCGGGTGCTTTATTTGCAAGTTATTGGCAAAACCGAGATAAATCACGTTAA
- a CDS encoding NnrS family protein, which translates to MYFFDRAFRAFFLGGSLFAALSMLVWWLNYPLAITAFSGVDAMYWHAHEMVFGYALATISGFLLTAVMNWTGLNSASGKALASLFVLWFVARVGFLINLPLAFIALLDIGFTLGLFLHFFIPIYKTKQWKQIGLSVKFLLLIVANGLFYAGALGFFQQGVYWGVIGGLFLVLAINLTMMRRLIPFFTEKALGLPEKDNVKWIDGLAIGGFLALMCAAALAPNHWITSMVAFPLALIHFLRWYKWHHPKVWKIALLWPLYVSYAFMILGMLLYGFVGLKMLSESLAIHALAAGGIGLLCSSIMARISLGHTHRNVFEPPKWLVPVFFILTVTALVRVVLPMVDSAHYLLWMQLSQWGWISAFTLLSIIYWPILTKPSPPKQTGILL; encoded by the coding sequence ATGTATTTTTTTGATAGAGCCTTTCGTGCGTTTTTTCTAGGCGGCAGTCTGTTTGCGGCATTATCCATGCTGGTTTGGTGGTTGAATTATCCGCTCGCCATAACCGCGTTTTCGGGGGTTGACGCGATGTATTGGCATGCCCATGAGATGGTGTTTGGTTACGCTCTAGCCACCATCAGCGGTTTTTTACTGACCGCGGTAATGAATTGGACGGGTTTAAATTCCGCATCCGGTAAAGCTTTGGCCAGTTTATTTGTCTTATGGTTTGTTGCGCGTGTTGGGTTTTTAATCAATCTCCCGTTAGCGTTCATCGCGCTCTTGGATATCGGCTTTACTTTAGGCTTGTTCCTTCATTTCTTTATTCCCATTTATAAAACAAAGCAGTGGAAACAGATCGGGTTGTCGGTTAAGTTTTTGCTATTGATTGTCGCTAATGGATTGTTTTATGCCGGTGCATTAGGATTTTTCCAGCAAGGTGTGTATTGGGGGGTTATCGGCGGATTGTTTCTCGTTTTGGCGATTAACCTGACTATGATGCGGCGTTTAATCCCATTCTTCACTGAAAAAGCATTAGGCTTGCCTGAAAAGGACAATGTTAAATGGATTGATGGTTTAGCCATCGGCGGTTTTTTAGCTTTAATGTGTGCGGCCGCACTTGCTCCAAATCATTGGATTACCTCAATGGTTGCATTCCCTTTAGCGTTAATTCATTTTTTACGTTGGTATAAATGGCATCACCCTAAGGTATGGAAAATCGCGCTGTTATGGCCGTTATATGTCTCTTATGCCTTTATGATCTTAGGTATGTTGTTGTATGGTTTCGTGGGCTTGAAAATGCTCAGTGAATCCTTGGCGATCCATGCCTTAGCGGCTGGCGGCATAGGATTGTTATGTTCATCTATCATGGCCCGAATCTCTTTGGGACACACTCATCGTAATGTCTTTGAACCGCCAAAGTGGCTGGTGCCGGTCTTCTTTATCTTAACCGTTACCGCACTGGTTAGAGTGGTGTTGCCAATGGTGGATTCAGCGCATTATCTGTTGTGGATGCAGTTGAGCCAATGGGGATGGATCAGTGCTTTTACGTTACTTTCGATTATCTATTGGCCGATCTTAACTAAACCTAGTCCGCCAAAACAGACTGGTATTCTTTTATAA
- the acpS gene encoding holo-ACP synthase: MIIGVGTDIVDVERIEKVYKKQGAAFSERLLSDAELLEFKNQLYPERFLAKRWALKEAVSKALGTGIAHGVRFKDMTVGHKESGQPILLLAGSTLEKSNELGITHWSISISDEKHHTVAFVVAERNND; the protein is encoded by the coding sequence ATGATTATCGGTGTAGGTACGGATATCGTTGATGTTGAGCGCATCGAGAAGGTCTATAAAAAGCAAGGTGCTGCGTTTTCGGAGCGTTTATTGTCCGATGCGGAGTTGCTTGAGTTTAAAAATCAGCTCTATCCCGAACGGTTTTTGGCAAAACGTTGGGCTTTGAAAGAGGCGGTTTCTAAAGCGTTAGGCACCGGGATTGCACATGGCGTTCGCTTCAAAGACATGACGGTTGGCCATAAAGAGAGTGGTCAGCCTATTTTATTGTTAGCGGGTTCAACCTTAGAAAAATCAAATGAACTCGGTATAACGCACTGGTCGATTAGCATCAGTGATGAAAAACATCATACGGTTGCCTTTGTGGTAGCGGAACGAAATAACGATTAA
- the era gene encoding GTPase Era, whose protein sequence is MSDNELSLEKILAGSDADKNQPTDYQAGFAAVIGRPNVGKSTIMNELLGQKLSITSHKPQTTRHRIHGIYTTQEHQIIYVDTPGMHLGGEKSINDYMNRTANSAFADVDVILFVVEAGRWTKEDEAVAKKLKGIDTPVVVLMNKIDNYKNKEDLFPFMQKVGESVTMDTLIPISAYKKSGLDLIKKEVLKYLPHQEKIFPEEYITDRSQRFLAAEIIREKLMRTLGEEVPYGSTVEIEQFKYDEEEGRWLINALILVERKGQKQIVIGKKGELIKQMGIQARKDLIALLDGRVHLELWVKVKENWSDDARALASLGYDDNYSS, encoded by the coding sequence ATGTCAGATAACGAATTGTCTTTAGAAAAAATCTTAGCGGGTAGTGATGCCGATAAAAATCAGCCTACCGATTACCAAGCCGGTTTTGCCGCTGTAATCGGTCGCCCTAATGTGGGTAAATCCACTATTATGAATGAGTTGTTGGGTCAAAAACTGAGTATCACCTCTCATAAACCGCAAACCACTCGTCACCGAATTCACGGAATTTATACCACGCAGGAACACCAAATCATCTATGTGGATACGCCTGGTATGCATTTGGGCGGTGAGAAGTCGATTAATGATTACATGAACCGTACCGCGAATAGTGCGTTTGCCGATGTTGATGTGATTTTATTTGTGGTGGAAGCCGGCCGTTGGACTAAAGAAGATGAAGCGGTTGCCAAAAAACTAAAGGGGATTGATACCCCGGTTGTGGTGTTGATGAATAAAATCGACAACTACAAAAACAAAGAAGACCTTTTCCCGTTTATGCAAAAAGTGGGTGAGAGTGTCACCATGGATACCCTGATTCCTATTTCTGCCTACAAGAAAAGTGGATTGGATTTGATCAAGAAAGAGGTGCTTAAGTACCTTCCACATCAAGAGAAAATCTTTCCGGAAGAGTATATCACCGACCGTTCACAACGCTTTTTAGCCGCGGAAATCATTCGTGAAAAGTTGATGCGTACCTTGGGTGAAGAGGTGCCTTATGGTTCAACGGTCGAGATTGAACAGTTTAAGTATGACGAAGAAGAGGGGCGTTGGTTGATCAACGCGCTTATCTTGGTTGAACGCAAAGGCCAAAAACAGATCGTAATCGGTAAAAAAGGTGAACTGATCAAGCAGATGGGCATACAGGCCCGTAAGGATTTGATTGCTTTGCTTGACGGTCGTGTGCATTTGGAACTTTGGGTTAAGGTGAAAGAGAACTGGTCTGATGATGCCCGTGCTTTGGCAAGTTTAGGGTATGACGATAACTATTCAAGCTAA